In Microvenator marinus, one genomic interval encodes:
- a CDS encoding O-antigen ligase family protein codes for MTREDLSPGLLMVAMAAGISPLLLGSVHFWVAAIWFVWLLVACFLVLHEQKSSKYKVPRLSLFSIAFGLGAIWSFVQIIPLPIGLISLFSPLSHEWYAAGVSAAGLEMSGFRTFSMAPAESADRGLRLGVLALASIAVVNLRDRSALWRVLVGALVFAALGSLITGYVHRAMGLQEFFGFYLAKRAPQMSSFVSSNHASSLFGGAALVCSALSARMARTQNRGAAMALGGAGIGMFIAMMEAESAGALLAFLVSALLFMALFLGHMLIKRRWLVFSVSGGVVGLGIALPFLMNAISGGRWIFDSLETRVELMSAAVRASVDFWLVGSGSGSTQYVVPAYTDWTLLQDHSIPTIENELVEWVLTMGWPVAAIMLGLLALTLLMPNIEGEVSERRHFFISLNVALSAYFLAIGAMHFPFIALGLSLPMLIAVEAMARQVYQAHKEEAFAPGAYPYVKVENFAPKILIVLSVLAIGFVGGRVVYSLPELNENRQEERRVRLTPGDSRLYFSLAQDARKRGDSKAALELAKRAAHTEPTARMRLYLAWVMAEAEEIEESKKLYVELLENSWARTRAASAASSLFGAAELAQMVVKYPEIWRHTYLAVNKRKGKRFGADFALELATLAPKSAEASVLVIQSYSELKEWEVAEVWARSMVASRLRDEEGNAPGFGIWVDVLVKAGKRDEALRVAREAQKEVPGDPRIAQVLMQMRTPKATEAPANEVARVRAAHQVYCTSDRAGQARVLCLSVEAWLAESEGSVDNAEKALRDLADRFNNPVPLAELLHRHARCVALRSLHHQWKERSPSPRLGQLAESCR; via the coding sequence ATGACGCGTGAAGATCTTAGTCCAGGATTGCTGATGGTGGCCATGGCCGCGGGAATTTCCCCGCTGCTATTGGGGTCTGTGCACTTCTGGGTGGCCGCAATTTGGTTCGTCTGGCTCCTCGTGGCGTGTTTTTTAGTCCTACATGAACAAAAATCGTCAAAATATAAAGTCCCACGTCTCTCTTTATTCTCGATCGCCTTTGGTCTCGGGGCGATTTGGAGTTTCGTTCAGATCATCCCTCTTCCCATTGGTTTGATCAGCCTTTTCTCTCCACTCTCACACGAATGGTACGCGGCCGGCGTGAGCGCGGCAGGGTTGGAGATGTCCGGTTTTCGAACCTTTTCCATGGCTCCCGCCGAGAGTGCGGACCGAGGCCTGCGCTTAGGCGTGCTCGCGCTCGCCTCAATCGCAGTGGTGAACTTGCGCGATCGCTCGGCTCTCTGGCGGGTGTTGGTCGGGGCCCTTGTTTTTGCGGCTTTGGGATCGCTCATCACAGGGTACGTCCATCGCGCGATGGGACTTCAGGAATTCTTTGGGTTCTATCTGGCCAAGCGTGCGCCGCAGATGTCTTCCTTTGTGAGCTCCAACCACGCCTCAAGCCTTTTTGGTGGGGCGGCTCTGGTCTGTTCTGCACTAAGCGCACGAATGGCCCGTACCCAAAACCGAGGCGCGGCAATGGCCCTTGGAGGTGCGGGGATTGGCATGTTCATCGCCATGATGGAGGCTGAGAGTGCTGGTGCGCTCTTGGCTTTTCTGGTTTCCGCACTCCTCTTTATGGCGCTCTTTCTCGGGCATATGTTGATCAAACGGCGTTGGCTGGTGTTTTCCGTCTCCGGCGGCGTCGTAGGTCTAGGCATTGCGTTACCTTTCCTAATGAATGCGATCTCTGGTGGTCGATGGATTTTTGATAGCCTGGAGACGCGTGTGGAGTTGATGAGTGCGGCCGTGCGCGCTTCGGTGGATTTTTGGCTAGTGGGCTCGGGTTCGGGCTCCACCCAATATGTAGTTCCCGCCTACACCGATTGGACCTTGCTCCAAGATCATAGCATTCCCACGATTGAAAATGAGTTGGTTGAGTGGGTCTTGACCATGGGCTGGCCGGTGGCCGCGATCATGCTGGGACTCTTGGCCCTCACCCTTCTTATGCCCAATATCGAGGGCGAGGTCTCGGAAAGGCGCCACTTCTTCATTTCATTGAATGTGGCGCTCTCTGCCTATTTCTTGGCGATTGGAGCCATGCACTTCCCTTTCATTGCGCTCGGACTTTCTCTGCCGATGTTGATCGCAGTGGAGGCCATGGCGCGGCAAGTCTATCAGGCTCACAAAGAGGAAGCCTTTGCGCCGGGAGCCTATCCCTATGTGAAGGTTGAGAATTTCGCCCCGAAAATCTTGATCGTTCTCTCGGTGCTCGCCATTGGTTTTGTGGGGGGCCGGGTGGTCTACTCCCTGCCTGAGCTCAATGAGAATAGGCAGGAGGAAAGGCGCGTACGGCTGACTCCTGGCGATTCACGGCTCTATTTCTCACTGGCGCAAGACGCTCGCAAACGTGGTGATTCCAAGGCCGCGTTGGAACTGGCGAAGAGAGCAGCCCATACTGAGCCGACGGCACGTATGCGTCTCTACCTCGCATGGGTCATGGCTGAGGCCGAGGAGATCGAGGAGTCCAAGAAGCTTTACGTTGAACTCTTGGAGAACTCCTGGGCGCGCACCCGCGCTGCAAGTGCGGCTTCGTCGCTATTTGGGGCGGCTGAGCTGGCTCAGATGGTTGTAAAATATCCTGAGATTTGGCGGCACACCTATCTGGCGGTCAACAAGCGCAAGGGTAAGCGGTTCGGAGCTGATTTTGCGTTGGAGCTCGCAACACTCGCGCCGAAATCGGCCGAAGCGTCCGTGCTCGTCATTCAATCGTACTCGGAGCTTAAGGAGTGGGAGGTGGCTGAGGTTTGGGCACGTTCTATGGTGGCTTCGAGGCTTCGGGATGAAGAAGGCAACGCGCCCGGCTTTGGGATCTGGGTAGATGTCCTAGTTAAAGCTGGCAAGCGAGATGAGGCCTTGCGCGTGGCTCGTGAAGCGCAGAAGGAAGTCCCAGGCGATCCGCGAATCGCACAAGTCTTGATGCAAATGAGAACTCCGAAGGCCACCGAGGCACCAGCCAATGAGGTAGCACGCGTTCGAGCAGCCCATCAGGTTTATTGCACGTCCGATAGGGCAGGGCAGGCGCGTGTGCTCTGTTTGAGTGTTGAGGCATGGCTCGCGGAGTCGGAAGGTTCGGTTGATAATGCCGAGAAGGCCCTGCGCGATTTAGCCGACCGGTTTAACAATCCTGTCCCTCTTGCCGAGCTGCTCCATCGCCACGCCCGCTGTGTGGCACTCAGAAGCCTTCATCACCAGTGGAAGGAGCGCT
- a CDS encoding GumC family protein → MNEIDTFANYHVPDAEEGSDSPARLISYYWGLLRKYYWIILITSIVGVSVGYFWTKQQPRLFRAESKIIFHQNKNNVFGKNIERVDLLEQGGSWQFEQFWNTQKEVLNSRWFAERIAQKVGMLEGDTHIPLTKADGTRYTDEERTRMAIGRVRGMMSVTLQRDSRVALVEVTGTDPKFATELANAVANAYIDYTKEFQSGGLNQIINWFDKYVGDKRGELTAAQAALHKFKRDRNILAISFEERQNLTGSDMSSVNSQLNDVRNDLSAERASLEQMQKMLREGTSPIEVAQFAENLSVSSLVQRRDELKLQLADLNTVFGEKHESVRAVQDQLAIVETRLSEEIQRTMNEVQNRVERLERHRVALEGRLAELKEQAFELNELGLEYGQLRDKEETLRQLYETVLKRSEELDINSLFESNNIQVLEEAEVPGAPFSPNLPYNLGIALLVGIAFGGGIIFLIAALDNTMRTEDDVNRYTRSPVLGALPEVDAATIKGLADNASLDIITHVAPKSSFAEGIKTLRTNLMFMAADEPPKLLLVTSPGPGEGKTLISSNMAIAMAQSGLKTLIVDNDLRRPRVHKALGLKNAKGVSEIAIGEATLEETLLPSGIENLWVLPAGDIPPNPTELMHTARFEKLIEELSQKFDRVILDSPPIGAVADALILSRFVDAVLLVVKYGTTRRETFRRSIDQLDAIGAPLMGCVLNDIKKDAAGYGYSYYYYRYNYEEKPTKPDSKMAS, encoded by the coding sequence ATGAACGAGATAGATACATTTGCCAATTACCACGTCCCCGACGCGGAGGAAGGCAGTGACTCGCCCGCTCGGCTCATATCGTACTACTGGGGGCTGCTCCGGAAGTACTACTGGATTATTCTGATCACGTCTATTGTCGGCGTTTCTGTCGGATATTTCTGGACTAAACAACAGCCGCGCCTTTTTAGGGCGGAGTCAAAAATCATCTTCCACCAAAACAAGAACAATGTGTTTGGTAAGAATATTGAACGTGTTGACCTTCTGGAACAAGGCGGAAGTTGGCAATTTGAACAGTTTTGGAACACCCAAAAGGAAGTCCTGAATTCGCGATGGTTCGCCGAAAGGATTGCTCAAAAAGTGGGGATGCTCGAGGGAGACACCCATATTCCCCTGACCAAGGCTGACGGAACCAGATACACAGACGAAGAGCGAACCCGCATGGCCATTGGCCGAGTGCGCGGAATGATGAGCGTAACGCTGCAGCGAGACAGCCGAGTGGCGCTGGTGGAAGTTACGGGTACCGACCCCAAATTCGCGACCGAGCTCGCGAACGCCGTCGCGAACGCCTACATCGACTACACCAAGGAATTCCAGTCCGGTGGGCTAAATCAGATCATCAACTGGTTCGATAAGTACGTTGGCGATAAGCGCGGCGAGCTGACTGCGGCGCAGGCCGCGCTGCACAAGTTCAAACGCGATAGAAACATCCTGGCGATCAGTTTTGAGGAACGTCAGAACTTAACGGGCTCGGATATGAGTTCGGTAAATTCGCAGCTCAATGACGTCCGCAACGACCTTTCGGCGGAGCGAGCCTCGCTCGAGCAAATGCAAAAAATGCTTCGTGAAGGCACCTCGCCCATCGAAGTCGCTCAGTTCGCCGAGAACCTCTCGGTGAGCAGCCTTGTTCAGCGCCGAGACGAGCTCAAGCTTCAACTCGCGGACCTGAACACGGTTTTTGGTGAGAAACACGAGAGCGTTCGCGCCGTTCAGGACCAGCTGGCGATCGTGGAGACCCGCCTCAGCGAGGAAATTCAGCGCACGATGAATGAAGTTCAGAACCGCGTAGAGCGCCTTGAGCGCCATCGGGTCGCTCTGGAAGGTCGACTGGCTGAACTTAAAGAACAGGCGTTCGAACTCAACGAGCTGGGCCTTGAATACGGACAGCTTCGGGACAAGGAAGAAACGCTGCGACAGCTCTATGAAACGGTTCTAAAGCGCTCCGAGGAGCTCGATATCAACTCGCTCTTCGAGTCGAATAATATCCAAGTTCTAGAGGAAGCCGAGGTACCTGGCGCGCCGTTCAGCCCGAATCTGCCTTATAATCTGGGTATCGCCCTTTTGGTTGGCATCGCGTTTGGAGGCGGCATCATCTTCCTGATCGCCGCCCTGGATAACACCATGCGCACAGAGGACGATGTCAATCGTTACACGCGCTCGCCCGTTTTGGGCGCTCTTCCTGAAGTGGACGCAGCCACGATCAAAGGCCTTGCCGACAACGCCTCGCTCGATATCATCACGCACGTTGCGCCTAAGAGCTCATTTGCTGAAGGCATCAAGACGCTACGAACCAACTTGATGTTCATGGCGGCTGACGAACCTCCGAAGCTTCTGCTGGTCACAAGCCCTGGGCCAGGCGAAGGAAAGACGCTGATCTCGTCGAATATGGCCATTGCCATGGCCCAATCCGGCCTCAAGACCCTGATTGTGGACAATGACTTGCGTCGCCCTCGTGTCCACAAGGCTCTTGGACTCAAGAACGCCAAAGGTGTCTCAGAGATCGCGATCGGAGAAGCCACGCTCGAAGAGACGCTTCTTCCCTCGGGTATCGAGAACCTCTGGGTACTACCTGCGGGCGATATTCCGCCGAATCCGACTGAATTGATGCATACCGCACGCTTCGAGAAGCTCATCGAAGAGCTTTCTCAGAAGTTCGACCGAGTGATTCTGGACTCGCCTCCGATCGGAGCCGTGGCAGACGCATTGATTCTAAGCCGCTTTGTGGATGCAGTTCTGCTGGTGGTCAAATACGGAACGACGCGTCGCGAAACCTTCCGCCGCTCAATCGACCAGCTCGATGCGATTGGCGCACCTTTGATGGGTTGCGTGCTCAACGACATCAAGAAGGACGCTGCGGGATATGGATACTCCTATTATTACTACCGCTACAACTACGAGGAGAAGCCCACAAAACCAGACTCGAAGATGGCGTCTTGA